A part of Neovison vison isolate M4711 chromosome 6, ASM_NN_V1, whole genome shotgun sequence genomic DNA contains:
- the ABHD8 gene encoding protein ABHD8, with translation MLTGVTDGIFCCLLGAPPNAVGPLESVESSDGYTFVEVKPGRVLRVKHAGPAPAPNPPPLPPDAAQGDRSGLVRCQRRITVYRNGRLLVENLGRAPRADLLHGQNGSGEPPAALEVELADPAGSDGRSGSGSAGSGSGGRRRRARRPKRTIHIDCEKRITSCKGAQADVVLFFIHGVGGSLAIWKEQLDFFVRLGYEVVAPDLAGHGASSAPQVAAAYTFYALAEDMRAIFKRYAKKRNVLIGHSYGVSFCTFLAHEYPDLVHKVIMINGGGPTALEPSFCSIFNMPTCVLHCLSPCLAWSFLKAGFARQGAKEKQLLKEGNAFNVSSFVLRAMMSGQYWPEGDEVYHAELTVPVLLVHGMHDKFVPVEEDQRMAEILLLAFLKLIDEGSHMVMLECPETVNTLLHEFLLWEPEPSPKALPEPLPAPPEEKK, from the exons ATGCTGACTGGGGTGACCGACGGGATCTTCTGCTGCCTGCTAGGCGCACCGCCCAACGCCGTGGGGCCGCTGGAGAGCGTCGAGTCCAGTGATGGCTACACCTTTGTGGAGGTCAAGCCTGGCCGTGTGCTGCGGGTGAAGCACGCGGGGCCTGCTCCAGCCCCCAACCCGCCTCCACTGCCGCCAGATGCTGCCCAGGGAGACCGATCTGGCTTGGTCCGCTGCCAGCGCCGAATTACCGTTTACCGCAACGGGCGGTTACTGGTGGAGAACCTGGGCCGGGCACCTCGAGCTGACCTCCTGCATGGGCAGAATGGCTCGGGGGAGCCGCCGGCCGCCCTAGAGGTGGAGCTGGCCGACCCAGCAGGCAGTGATGGCCGCTCGGGCTCAGGCAGCGCCGGGAGTGGCAGTGGTGGGCGACGGCGGCGAGCCCGGCGCCCCAAGCGCACCATCCACATTGACTGTGAAAAGCGCATCACGAGCTGCAAAGGTGCTCAGGCCGACGTGGTGCTCTTCTTCATCCACGGTGTGGGCGGCTCCCTGGCCATCTGGAAGGAGCAGCTGGACTTCTTTGTGCGCCTGGGCTATGAGGTGGTGGCACCCGATCTGGCCGGTCATGGGGCCAGCTCAGCACCCCAGGTGGCCGCAGCCTACACCTTCTATGCGCTGGCAGAGGACATGCGTGCCATCTTCAAGCGTTATGCCAAGAAGCGAAACGTGCTCATTGGGCATTCATACGG TGTCTCCTTCTGCACGTTCCTGGCTCATGAATATCCAGACCTGGTGCACAAGGTCATCATGATCAACGGCGGGGGTCCCACAGCCTTGGAACCCAGCTTCTGTTCCATCTTCAACATGCCCACGTGCGTCCTGCACTGCCTATCACCCTGCCTGGCTTGGAGCTTTCTCAA GGCTGGCTTTGCACGCCAAGGAGCCAAAGAGAAGCAGCTGCTGAAGGAGGGCAATGCGTTCAACGTGTCATCCTTCGTCCTGCGAGCCATGATGAGTGGCCAGTACTGGCCTGAAGGTGACGAGGTCTACCATGCTGAGCTCACTGTGCCCGTCCTGCTCGTTCACGGTATGCACGACAAGTTTGTGCCAGTGGAGGAAGACCAGCGCATGGCCGAG ATCCTGTTGCTGGCCTTCCTGAAGCTCATCGATGAAGGCAGCCACATGGTGATGCTGGAGTGTCCAGAGACGGTCAACACGCTGCTCCACGAATTCCTGCTCTGGGAGCCCGAGCCCTCGCCCAAGGCCCTGCCCGAGCCCCTGCCTGCGCCCCCAGAAGAGAAGAAGTAG
- the MRPL34 gene encoding 39S ribosomal protein L34, mitochondrial, whose amino-acid sequence MAFLVGSVGRQLGRVRWLQPRAWLGLPDAWGLLATQQNRGKARGNEYQPSNIKRKHKHGWIRRLSTPAGVQVILRRMHKGRKSLSH is encoded by the exons ATGGCTTTCTTGGTCGGATCCGTAGGTCGCCAGTTGGGTCGCGTCAG GTGGCTGCAGCCCCGCGCCTGGCTGGGGCTCCCCGATGCCTGGGGACTTCTCGCCACACAGCAGAACCGAGGAAAGGCGCGTGGAAATGAGTATCAGCCGAGCAACATCAAAcgcaaacacaaacacgggtgGATCCGGCGCCTGAGCACACCGGCCGGCGTCCAGGTCATCCTTCGCCGCATGCACAAAGGCCGCAAGTCGCTGAGCCATTGA